A genome region from Synchiropus splendidus isolate RoL2022-P1 chromosome 5, RoL_Sspl_1.0, whole genome shotgun sequence includes the following:
- the LOC128759537 gene encoding saccharopine dehydrogenase-like oxidoreductase isoform X1, which yields MVPVCWGGRDVKLPAPDDGRKRLRTAMEPGPGQTLTIVKSVHKSQPDRDSRQWRRVRSFFDDNTRSEAEPSSVVAVTMAGADVRPERPYHLLIFGASGFTGQFVLEEVARAAAEGPGGSLRWAVAGRSRPRLEQLLERAAAALGEPQLSAGVDVIVADVEEPDSLASMCRQAVIVLNCVGPYRFYGEAVVKACVENGAHHIDISGEPQFLEEMQLKYHEQAADSGVYIVGSCGFDSVPADMGVLYTRDQFKGQLTVLESFLTVRAGPHGASIHDGTWRSAVHGFADSARLQRLRRKVKSKPLPVVGGKLKRRGSLFFSSEIQQYSVPFMGSDPSVVRRTQRFLWEQRQETPVQYAAYAGVGGFSAVIKLVLAGAIFWLLVQFSLGRSLLLKHPELFSFGVFTKSGPTRKQMEASSFRLDFYGRGYAEGREPGGARGPDATIRTAVQGPECGYVATPIIMVQAALTLLHEARDLPPRGGVFTPGAAFARTTLIQRLHRHGITFSVV from the exons ATGGTTCCGGTCTGCTGGGGCGGACGTGACGTAAAACTGCCCGCTCCAGACGATGGAAGAAAACGCCTCAGGACGGCCATGGAGCCAGGTCCCGGTCAAACCCTCACCATCGTGAAATCGGTCCACAAATCTCAGCCAGACCGCGACAGCCGACAGTGGAGGCGAGTGAGAAGTTTCTTCGACGACAATACGCGAAGCGAG GCGGAGCCGAGCTCAGTCGTCGCCGTCACCATGGCCGGAGCGGACGTGCGCCCCGAGCGGCCCTACCACCTGCTCATCTTCGGAGCCTCCGGCTTCACGGGCCAGTTCGTGCTGGAGGAGGTGGCGCGCGCGGCGGCCGAAGGTCCGGGCGGGAGCCTGCGGTGGGCCGTGGCCGGGCGGAGCCGGCCCAggctggagcagctgctggagcggGCCGCCGCCGCTCTGG gTGAGCCGCAGCTGAGCGCAGGTGTGGACGTCATCGTGGCGGATGTGGAGGAGCCAGACTCCCTGGCGTCCATGTGCCGACAGGCCGTGATCGTTCTCAACTGCGTGGGTCCG TACAGGTTCTACGGTGAAGCAGTGGTGAAGGCCTGTGTGGAGAACGGAGCTCATCACATCGACATCAGTGGAGAACCTCAG TtcctggaggagatgcagctgaAGTACCACGAGCAGGCGGCCGACAGCGGCGTCTACATCGTGGGCAGCTGCGGCTTCGACTCGGTGCCGGCAGACATGGGCGTGCTCTACACCCGGGACCAGTTCAAAG GTCAGCTGACGGTGCTGGAGAGCTTCCTGACGGTCCGGGCCGGCCCCCAC GGCGCCAGCATCCATGACGGCACCTGGCGGTCGGCCGTCCACGGCTTCGCCGACAGCGCCAGACTCCAGAGGCTCCGCAGGAAGGTCAAGTCCAAACCTCTGCCGGTGGTGGGCGGCAAGCTGAAGCGCAG AGGGTCCTTGTTCTTTAGCTCGGAGATCCAGCAGTACTCGGTGCCCTTCATGGGCTCGGACCCGTCGGTGGTCAGGAGGACGCAGCGCTTCCTGTGGGAGCAGCGGCAGGAGACTCCG GTCCAGTACGCCGCCTACGCCGGGGTGGGCGGCTTCAGCGCCGTGATCAAGCTGGTGTTGGCCGGCGCCATCTTCTGGCTGCTGGTCCAGTTCAGCTTGGGACGGAGCCTGCTGCTCAAG CACCCGGAGCTCTTCTCCTTCGGAGTCTTCACCAAGTCTGGGCCGACCCGGAAGCAG ATGGAGGCCTCCTCCTTCCGCCTCGACTTCTACGGCCGCGGCTACGCCGAGGGCCGGGAGCCCGGCGGGGCCCGGGGGCCCGACGCCACCATCCGCACGGCAGTCCAGGGCCCAG AGTGCGGCTACGTGGCCACGCCCATCATCATGGTGCAGGCCGCGCTCACCCTCCTCCACGAGGCCCGTGACCTGCCGCCCAG GGGCGGcgtcttcaccccgggagccgCCTTTGCCAGGACCACTCTGATCCAGCGGCTCCACCGGCACGGGATCACCTTCTCGGTCGTCtga
- the LOC128759537 gene encoding saccharopine dehydrogenase-like oxidoreductase isoform X2 → MAGADVRPERPYHLLIFGASGFTGQFVLEEVARAAAEGPGGSLRWAVAGRSRPRLEQLLERAAAALGEPQLSAGVDVIVADVEEPDSLASMCRQAVIVLNCVGPYRFYGEAVVKACVENGAHHIDISGEPQFLEEMQLKYHEQAADSGVYIVGSCGFDSVPADMGVLYTRDQFKGQLTVLESFLTVRAGPHGASIHDGTWRSAVHGFADSARLQRLRRKVKSKPLPVVGGKLKRRGSLFFSSEIQQYSVPFMGSDPSVVRRTQRFLWEQRQETPVQYAAYAGVGGFSAVIKLVLAGAIFWLLVQFSLGRSLLLKHPELFSFGVFTKSGPTRKQMEASSFRLDFYGRGYAEGREPGGARGPDATIRTAVQGPECGYVATPIIMVQAALTLLHEARDLPPRGGVFTPGAAFARTTLIQRLHRHGITFSVV, encoded by the exons ATGGCCGGAGCGGACGTGCGCCCCGAGCGGCCCTACCACCTGCTCATCTTCGGAGCCTCCGGCTTCACGGGCCAGTTCGTGCTGGAGGAGGTGGCGCGCGCGGCGGCCGAAGGTCCGGGCGGGAGCCTGCGGTGGGCCGTGGCCGGGCGGAGCCGGCCCAggctggagcagctgctggagcggGCCGCCGCCGCTCTGG gTGAGCCGCAGCTGAGCGCAGGTGTGGACGTCATCGTGGCGGATGTGGAGGAGCCAGACTCCCTGGCGTCCATGTGCCGACAGGCCGTGATCGTTCTCAACTGCGTGGGTCCG TACAGGTTCTACGGTGAAGCAGTGGTGAAGGCCTGTGTGGAGAACGGAGCTCATCACATCGACATCAGTGGAGAACCTCAG TtcctggaggagatgcagctgaAGTACCACGAGCAGGCGGCCGACAGCGGCGTCTACATCGTGGGCAGCTGCGGCTTCGACTCGGTGCCGGCAGACATGGGCGTGCTCTACACCCGGGACCAGTTCAAAG GTCAGCTGACGGTGCTGGAGAGCTTCCTGACGGTCCGGGCCGGCCCCCAC GGCGCCAGCATCCATGACGGCACCTGGCGGTCGGCCGTCCACGGCTTCGCCGACAGCGCCAGACTCCAGAGGCTCCGCAGGAAGGTCAAGTCCAAACCTCTGCCGGTGGTGGGCGGCAAGCTGAAGCGCAG AGGGTCCTTGTTCTTTAGCTCGGAGATCCAGCAGTACTCGGTGCCCTTCATGGGCTCGGACCCGTCGGTGGTCAGGAGGACGCAGCGCTTCCTGTGGGAGCAGCGGCAGGAGACTCCG GTCCAGTACGCCGCCTACGCCGGGGTGGGCGGCTTCAGCGCCGTGATCAAGCTGGTGTTGGCCGGCGCCATCTTCTGGCTGCTGGTCCAGTTCAGCTTGGGACGGAGCCTGCTGCTCAAG CACCCGGAGCTCTTCTCCTTCGGAGTCTTCACCAAGTCTGGGCCGACCCGGAAGCAG ATGGAGGCCTCCTCCTTCCGCCTCGACTTCTACGGCCGCGGCTACGCCGAGGGCCGGGAGCCCGGCGGGGCCCGGGGGCCCGACGCCACCATCCGCACGGCAGTCCAGGGCCCAG AGTGCGGCTACGTGGCCACGCCCATCATCATGGTGCAGGCCGCGCTCACCCTCCTCCACGAGGCCCGTGACCTGCCGCCCAG GGGCGGcgtcttcaccccgggagccgCCTTTGCCAGGACCACTCTGATCCAGCGGCTCCACCGGCACGGGATCACCTTCTCGGTCGTCtga